The Humulus lupulus chromosome 3, drHumLupu1.1, whole genome shotgun sequence genome window below encodes:
- the LOC133825148 gene encoding phenolic glucoside malonyltransferase 2-like: MAPSKSTVKVVEVCKVAPAPPATSGAINPPKSLPLTFFDLPWLRFPPIQYLSFYKFQPTENKIGCPNSDTKSFFNSDILPKLKNSLALTLRHFLPLAGTLTWPESSRKPIVDYIEGDAVSVTVAEYDAQHDLDFYRLSGTNEFVETTSFHPLLPTLAVSTDRAALLALQVTLFPSCGFSIGLTMHHALLDGKTIYLFVRSWSLMCQSLVSSSQEKFFLPPEIMPFFDRSVIKDRSGRLEAIYAKQLLELDRGPNNRSLMFWELREVPSDSVRGTFQLTRANIERLRKQLIAKSTTQQIRISTFSIACAYVWVCLVKSGEINDKVVSLNFHVDCRSSRLEARIPSTYFGNCFTTKAVVTETKELLEKDGLAVAVNCLAEAIKSLENDKNGVLNGAECFLFQILTVSFWRNTSATAGIRLYNIAWWVVKIIMSFLLSGVTFSELYTVGCKILRLVMFFWCTRRVEDRLYSVAGSPRFEVYTISDFGWGRPRKVDMVSIDRSGGMSLSDTRNGDGEVEVGLVLEKHRMEAFATLFAQGLES; this comes from the coding sequence ATGGCACCATCAAAGTCAACAGTCAAAGTTGTTGAAGTTTGTAAGGTGGCTCCTGCTCCACCTGCAACCTCCGGTGCCATTAATCCTCCAAAGTCTCTCCCTCTTACTTTCTTTGACCTTCCCTGGTTAAGGTTTCCTCCGATTCAATACCTTTCCTTCTATAAATTTCAACCCACCGAAAATAAAATCGGATGTCCAAATTCAGATACGAAATCGTTTTTCAACTCGGACATTCTTCCAAAACTTAAAAACTCCTTAGCACTCACACTCCGGCATTTCCTTCCTCTTGCTGGGACCCTCACTTGGCCTGAGTCCTCTCGCAAGCCCATCGTTGACTACATTGAAGGCGACGCCGTTTCCGTTACGGTAGCTGAATATGATGCACAACATGATCTTGATTTTTATCGTCTCTCTGGAACTAATGAATTCGTCGAAACAACATCATTCCACCCTTTACTACCCACCTTGGCAGTGTCCACTGATCGAGCCGCGTTGTTGGCATTGCAAGTTACTCTCTTTCCAAGCTGTGGATTTTCCATTGGCTTGACCATGCACCATGCACTTCTCGACGGCAAGACCATATACTTGTTCGTTAGATCCTGGTCTCTCATGTGTCAGTCTCTTGTATCTTCGTCCCAGGAGAAGTTTTTCCTGCCACCGGAGATAATGCCATTCTTTGACAGATCCGTCATCAAGGACCGGTCCGGCCGGCTTGAAGCAATTTACGCAAAGCAGTTGTTAGAACTAGACCGAGGACCGAACAATAGAAGCTTAATGTTTTGGGAACTTAGGGAAGTGCCGTCCGATTCTGTTCGGGGAACATTCCAACTGACACGTGCAAACATTGAAAGACTGAGGAAGCAATTAATTGCGAAGTCCACGACCCAACAAATACGTATTTCTACGTTTAGTATTGCATGTGCCTATGTTTGGGTTTGTTTAGTAAAGTCAGGAGAAATCAATGACAAAGTAGTGTCTCTAAACTTCCACGTGGATTGCAGGTCTAGTCGTTTAGAGGCTCGTATACCTTCTACTTATTTTGGGAACTGTTTTACGACCAAAGCTGTAGTTACTGAAACAAAAGAGCTTTTGGAGAAAGATGGCTTAGCGGTGGCAGTCAATTGCTTAGCTGAAGCCATTAAAAGTTTGGAGAACGATAAAAATGGAGTTCTCAATGGGGCGGAGTGCTTTCTTTTTCAAATTCTGACTGTGTCGTTTTGGCGTAATACAAGCGCCACTGCAGGAATTAGACTTTACAACATTGCATGGTGGGTTGTTAAAATTATAATGTCGTTTTTGCTAAGTGGTGTAACGTTTTCTGAATTATATACCGTTGGGTGCAAGATTTTAAGACTGGTGATGTTCTTTTGGTGTACTAGAAGGGTAGAAGACAGATTATATTCCGTTGCGGGGTCGCCCCGGTTTGAGGTTTACACCATAAGTGATTTTGGATGGGGAAGGCCAAGAAAGGTGGATATGGTTTCCATAGATAGGAGCGGAGGAATGAGTCTTTCAGACACTAGAAATGGTGATGGGGAAGTTGAGGTAGGGCTGGTTTTGGAGAAGCATCGTATGGAAGCGTTCGCTACTCTGTTTGCTCAGGGTCTTGAGTCTTGA